A single window of Hippocampus zosterae strain Florida chromosome 15, ASM2543408v3, whole genome shotgun sequence DNA harbors:
- the LOC127587604 gene encoding trichohyalin-like isoform X11 produces MGPENERQSQPPGCSSSARLGVTLTCADFEGSREASKTIWTNTGLNRTPQVEVHCPCKAGDNNKGFGSFVKRLMDAEAAIVSAAAQLLSFKDILKDAPSSAVNRQHTVKHRKLLLQKMEDFRQINQAVRQRLNQLLDEETDRLDASTKIDGLLNKILQIERENQLLKGDLGVTQRRAEELMYLQQKEQENIKSALNIAKSAEGTRARIQGQLRNKEAENNRLTVQVRTLERTLTQHKAELDDLKASMAALIEQTSQEKEALKKASRVHKQKAERFEATLEKSLTQLQDKDAQLSYLQVKIDTWKREMEQLTEENHKLTTHVELLQKQGITISMKMQKDMEKQAVMVKEREREWEERVRQREKERIKGKEAWAEEREKEQMEWETRVKELEDRMKERKEQEHREREWVKEREAREKELEDRMKERKEQEHKEREWVKEREAREKELEDRMKERKEQEYRERKWAKGREARERELEDRMKERKEQEHKEREWVKEREEREKELEDRMKERKEQEHKEREWVKEREAREKELEDKVKERKEQENKEREWLKEREVREKELDGKMKERKEQDHMEREWVKGKEPREKELEDRMKERKEQENKEREWSKEREAREKEFEDRIKERKEQANKEKEWVKEREVMEKDLEDRMKERKEQEHKEREWEKERREWEDREKERSTGRAERERERRDWQKQYEEREKEWVREGERREMEKAREGTSNTREWQERRVEEVAETSSGHGGMAHQLERFKVQKEHDSGSYAMFKLEKQLAECEAALVQEKSEKDRIVEQIQKKLEKKLAECEAALVQEKSASSEKDRAVERVQKKLEKQRAEYEAALDQEKSVSSDKDCLIEQVQKKLEKQLAECEAALVQEKSVSSEKDRVVEQVQKKLEKQLAECEAALVQEKSASSEKDRVVERVQKKLEKQRAEYEAALDQEKSVSSDKDCVIEQVQKKLEKRLAECEAALVQEKSEKDRTVKQIQKKLEKQLAECEAALVQEKNASSEKERTVEKVQKKLEKRLAECEAALVQEKSVSSEKDSTIEQVQKKVATLEAELSDAKLQYKNVSEELQKMQGEDSKAQQVRQELQGRVEELQHLPKTLKKTELRLLACQEKLQTSERKCSEQAEDITKLQFELQAQVNLVRSAVELRESADKTRSQVQEQVDRLQNTLEQLRQEKLDLERRLETQEQTLRHSSQLLEQRSTQCSELERQLEQRTFECKMLNQQLTQNSTDFLDFKEEVKNVKEQVLSKNEALQSTVNELRLLRQSKMKAEKHYEARVKELQLNLDQCESHKKSMQNYVDFLKNSYLMIFEDPISTFWSSAFVN; encoded by the exons ATGGGTCCCGAGAATGAACGGCAGAGTCAACCTCCTGGCTGCAGTTCCTCAGCCAGGCTGGGTGTGACACTGACTTGTGCAGACTTCGAAGGCTCTCGTGAAGCCTCAAAGACCATCTGGACGAACACTGGTCTCAACAGAACGCCACAGGTTGAGGTCCACTG TCCGTGTAAGGCAGGGGacaacaacaaagggtttgGATCATTCGTGAAGAGACTAATGGATGCCGAAGCTGCCATCGTCTCTGCAGCCGCACAGCTCCTGTCATTCAAAGACATTCTGAAG GATGCTCCGTCGTCTGCAGTCAACCGGCAGCACACGGTAAAGCACAGAAAACTCTTGCTCCAAAAAATGGAGGACTTTCGTCAAATTAACCAGGCTGTGCGCCAAAGACTGAACCAGCttctggatgaggag ACTGATCGCCTTGATGCGAGCACTAAGATTGATGGTTTGCTGAATAAGATCCTCCAGATTGAACGTGAaaatcag CTTTTAAAAGGTGACCTTGGTGTAACACAAAGAAGAGCGGAAGAGCTGATGTATCTGCAGCAAAAAGAACAG GAGAACATCAAGAGTGCTCTTAACATAGCTAAGTCTGCAGAAGGCACTCGCGCCCGTATACAGGGGCAGCTACGCAACAAGGAGGCGGAAAACAATCGATTGACTGTGCAAGTGCGG ACACTTGAGCGAACCCTAACTCAACACAAGGCAGAGCTAGATGACCTTAAAGCATCCATGGCGGCTCTGATAGAACAGACCTCGCAGGAGAAGGAGGCCCTCAAGAAGGCCTCACGTGTGCACAAGCAGAAAGCTGAGCGATTCGAGGCCACCCTTGAGAAAAGCTTGACTCAGCTGCAGGATAAG GACGCACAGCTGTCATATCTCCAAGTAAAGATAGACACGTGGAAGCGGGAGATGGAGCAACTGACTGAGGAGAACCACAAACTAACTACTCACGTGGAGTTACTGCAAAA GCAAGGAATCACCATCTCGATGAAGATGCAGAAGGACATGGAGAAGCAGGCGGTAATGGTgaaggagcgagagagagaatggGAGGAGAGGGTCAGGCAAAGGGAGAAAGAGAGGATCAAGGGAAAGGAGGCCTGGGCGGAGGAGAGGGAGAAGGAACAGATGGAATGGGAGACGAGGGTGAAGGAACTGGAGGACAGGATGAAGGAAAGGAAGGAGCAGGAGCACAGGGAGAGGGAATGGGTGAAGGAAAGGGAGGCGAGAGAGAAGGAATTGGAGGACAGGATGAAGGAAAGGAAGGAGCAGGAGCACAAGGAGAGGGAATGGGTGAAGGAAAGGGAGGCGAGAGAGAAGGAATTGGAGGACAGAATGAAGGAAAGGAAGGAGCAGGAGTACAGGGAGAGGAAATGGGCGAAGGGAAGGGAGGCAAGGGAGAGGGAATTGGAGGACAGAATGAAGGAAAGGAAGGAGCAGGAGCACAAGGAGAGGGAATGGGTGAAGGAACGGGAGGAGAGGGAGAAGGAATTGGAGGACAGGATGAAGGAAAGGAAGGAGCAGGAGCACAAGGAGAGGGAATGGGTGAAGGAACGGGAGGCGAGGGAGAAGGAATTGGAGGACAAGgtgaaggaaaggaaggaacAGGAGAACAAGGAGAGGGAATGGTTGAAGGAAAGGGAGGTGAGGGAGAAGGAATTAGATGGCAAAatgaaggaaaggaaggaacAGGATCACATGGAGAGGGAATGGGTGAAGGGAAAGGAGCCGAGGGAGAAGGAATTAGAGGACAGGatgaaggaaaggaaggaacAGGAGAACAAGGAGAGGGAATGGTCGAAGGAAAGGGAGGCAAGGGAGAAAGAATTTGAGGACAGGATTAAGGAAAGGAAGGAGCAGGCGAACAAGGAGAAGGAATGGGTAAAGGAAAGGGAGGTGATGGAAAAGGACTTGGAGGACAGGATGAAGGAAAGGAAGGAGCAGGAGCACAAGGAGAGAGAATGGGAGAAGGAAAGGAGGGAGTGGGAAGACAGAGAGAAGGAACGATCGACGGGAAGGGCAgaaagggagagggagaggagagATTGGCAGAAGCAATATGAGGAGAGGGAGAAGGAATGGGTGAGAGAGGGGGAAAGGAGGGAAATGGAGAAGGCGAGAGAGGGCACCTCCAACACGCGGGAGTGGCAAGAAAGGAGAGTGGAGGAAGTGGCGGAGACTTCCTCGGGACATGGCGGTATGGCGCATCAGCTTGAAAGATTCAAAGTGCAAAAGGAGCACGACAGCGGCAGTTATGCTATGTTCAAG TTGGAGAAGCAGCTCGCTGAATGTGAGGCAGCCCTGGTCCAAGAGAAGAGTGAGAAGGACCGCATCGTTGAACAGATTCAAAAGAAG TTGGAGAAGAAGCTTGCTGAATGCGAGGCAGCCCTGGTCCAAGAGAAGAGTGCGTCAAGTGAGAAGGACCGCGCCGTTGAACGGGTTCAAAAGAAG TTGGAGAAGCAGCGTGCTGAATATGAGGCAGCCCTGGACCAAGAGAAGAGTGTGTCAAGTGACAAGGACTGTCTCATTGAACAGGTTCAAAAGAAG TTGGAGAAGCAGCTTGCTGAATGTGAGGCAGCCCTGGTCCAAGAGAAGAGTGTATCGAGTGAGAAGGACCGCGTCGTTGAACAGGTTCAAAAGAAG TTGGAGAAGCAACTGGCTGAATGTGAGGCAGCTCTGGTCCAAGAGAAGAGTGCGTCAAGTGAGAAGGACCGCGTCGTTGAACGGGTTCAAAAGAAG TTGGAGAAGCAGCGTGCTGAATATGAAGCAGCCCTGGACCAAGAGAAGAGTGTGTCGAGTGACAAGGACTGTGTCATTGAACAGGTTCAAAAGAAG TTGGAGAAGCGGCTTGCTGAATGTGAGGCAGCCCTGGTCCAAGAGAAGAGTGAGAAGGACCGCACCGTTAAACAGATTCAAAAGAAG TTGGAGAAGCAACTGGCTGAATGTGAGGCAGCTCTGGTCCAAGAGAAGAATGCGTCGAGTGAGAAGGAACGCACCGTTGAAAAGGTTCAAAAGAAG TTGGAGAAGCGGCTTGCTGAATGTGAGGCAGCCCTGGTCCAAGAGAAGAGTGTGTCAAGTGAGAAGGACAGCACCATTGAACAGGTTCAAAAGAAG GTTGCAACGCTGGAAGCAGAGTTGAGCGATGCGAAACTCCAATATAAAAATGTGTCAGAGGAGCTTCAGAAAATGCAAGGAGAAGACTCAAAAGCTCAACAG GTGAGGCAGGAGCTGCAGGGCCGCGTCGAAGAGCTGCAGCATTTGCCTAAAACGCTGAAAAAGACCGAGCTGAGGCTGCTCGCTTGCCAGGAGAAGCTACAAACCTCAGAGAGGAAGTGCTCAGAACAGGCGGAGGACATTACGAAGCTGCAGTTTGAG CTGCAGGCTCAAGTGAATTTGGTGAGATCGGCCGTGGAGCTGAGAGAGTCCGCTGACAAGACCCGTTCGCAAGTGCAAGAACAAGTagacaggctgcaaaa TACGCTGGAGCAGCTGCGCCAAGAGAAACTGGACTTGGAACGTAGGCTGGAGACCCAAGAGCAAACTCTTCGCCACAGCAGCCAGCTACTTGAGCAACGCTCTACGCAGTGCTCGGAGCTCGAACGCCAGCTAGAGCAACGGACGTTCGAATGCAAAATGCTCAACCAGCAGCTGACTCAAAACTCAACAGACTTTTTGGATTTCAAAGAAGAG gtgaaaaatgtcaaagagcAAGTTCTGTCTAAAAACGAGGCCCTTCAGAGCACTGTGAACGAACTGAGGCTTCTCCGTCAGAGCAAGATGAAG GCGGAGAAGCATTATGAGGCGCGTGTGAAAGAGCTGCAGCTCAACCTTGACCAGTGCGAAAGCCACAAGAAGAGCATGCAGAACTACGTGGACTTTCTCAAAAACTCTTACCTGATGATATTTGAAGATCCAATATCCACTTTTTGGTCTTCAGCGTTTGTGAACTGA
- the LOC127587604 gene encoding outer dense fiber protein 2-like isoform X14, producing the protein MGPENERQSQPPGCSSSARLGVTLTCADFEGSREASKTIWTNTGLNRTPQVEVHCPCKAGDNNKGFGSFVKRLMDAEAAIVSAAAQLLSFKDILKDAPSSAVNRQHTVKHRKLLLQKMEDFRQINQAVRQRLNQLLDEETDRLDASTKIDGLLNKILQIERENQLLKGDLGVTQRRAEELMYLQQKEQENIKSALNIAKSAEGTRARIQGQLRNKEAENNRLTVQVRTLERTLTQHKAELDDLKASMAALIEQTSQEKEALKKASRVHKQKAERFEATLEKSLTQLQDKDAQLSYLQVKIDTWKREMEQLTEENHKLTTHVELLQKQGITISMKMQKDMEKQAVMVKEREREWEERVRQREKERIKGKEAWAEEREKEQMEWETRVKELEDRMKERKEQEHREREWVKEREAREKELEDRMKERKEQEHKEREWVKEREAREKELEDRMKERKEQEYRERKWAKGREARERELEDRMKERKEQEHKEREWVKEREEREKELEDRMKERKEQEHKEREWVKEREAREKELEDKVKERKEQENKEREWLKEREVREKELDGKMKERKEQDHMEREWVKGKEPREKELEDRMKERKEQENKEREWSKEREAREKEFEDRIKERKEQANKEKEWVKEREVMEKDLEDRMKERKEQEHKEREWEKERREWEDREKERSTGRAERERERRDWQKQYEEREKEWVREGERREMEKAREGTSNTREWQERRVEEVAETSSGHGGMAHQLERFKVQKEHDSGSYAMFKLEKQLAECEAALVQEKSEKDRIVEQIQKKLEKKLAECEAALVQEKSASSEKDRAVERVQKKLEKQRAEYEAALDQEKSVSSDKDCLIEQVQKKLEKQRAEYEAALDQEKSVSSDKDCLIEQVQKKLEKQLAECEAALVQEKSASSEKDRVVERVQKKLEKQRAEYEAALDQEKSVSSDKDCVIEQVQKKLEKRLAECEAALVQEKSEKDRTVKQIQKKLEKQLAECEAALVQEKNASSEKERTVEKVQKKLEKRLAECEAALVQEKSVSSEKDSTIEQVQKKVATLEAELSDAKLQYKNVSEELQKMQGEDSKAQQVRQELQGRVEELQHLPKTLKKTELRLLACQEKLQTSERKCSEQAEDITKLQFELQAQVNLVRSAVELRESADKTRSQVQEQVDRLQNTLEQLRQEKLDLERRLETQEQTLRHSSQLLEQRSTQCSELERQLEQRTFECKMLNQQLTQNSTDFLDFKEEVKNVKEQVLSKNEALQSTVNELRLLRQSKMKAEKHYEARVKELQLNLDQCESHKKSMQNYVDFLKNSYLMIFEDPISTFWSSAFVN; encoded by the exons ATGGGTCCCGAGAATGAACGGCAGAGTCAACCTCCTGGCTGCAGTTCCTCAGCCAGGCTGGGTGTGACACTGACTTGTGCAGACTTCGAAGGCTCTCGTGAAGCCTCAAAGACCATCTGGACGAACACTGGTCTCAACAGAACGCCACAGGTTGAGGTCCACTG TCCGTGTAAGGCAGGGGacaacaacaaagggtttgGATCATTCGTGAAGAGACTAATGGATGCCGAAGCTGCCATCGTCTCTGCAGCCGCACAGCTCCTGTCATTCAAAGACATTCTGAAG GATGCTCCGTCGTCTGCAGTCAACCGGCAGCACACGGTAAAGCACAGAAAACTCTTGCTCCAAAAAATGGAGGACTTTCGTCAAATTAACCAGGCTGTGCGCCAAAGACTGAACCAGCttctggatgaggag ACTGATCGCCTTGATGCGAGCACTAAGATTGATGGTTTGCTGAATAAGATCCTCCAGATTGAACGTGAaaatcag CTTTTAAAAGGTGACCTTGGTGTAACACAAAGAAGAGCGGAAGAGCTGATGTATCTGCAGCAAAAAGAACAG GAGAACATCAAGAGTGCTCTTAACATAGCTAAGTCTGCAGAAGGCACTCGCGCCCGTATACAGGGGCAGCTACGCAACAAGGAGGCGGAAAACAATCGATTGACTGTGCAAGTGCGG ACACTTGAGCGAACCCTAACTCAACACAAGGCAGAGCTAGATGACCTTAAAGCATCCATGGCGGCTCTGATAGAACAGACCTCGCAGGAGAAGGAGGCCCTCAAGAAGGCCTCACGTGTGCACAAGCAGAAAGCTGAGCGATTCGAGGCCACCCTTGAGAAAAGCTTGACTCAGCTGCAGGATAAG GACGCACAGCTGTCATATCTCCAAGTAAAGATAGACACGTGGAAGCGGGAGATGGAGCAACTGACTGAGGAGAACCACAAACTAACTACTCACGTGGAGTTACTGCAAAA GCAAGGAATCACCATCTCGATGAAGATGCAGAAGGACATGGAGAAGCAGGCGGTAATGGTgaaggagcgagagagagaatggGAGGAGAGGGTCAGGCAAAGGGAGAAAGAGAGGATCAAGGGAAAGGAGGCCTGGGCGGAGGAGAGGGAGAAGGAACAGATGGAATGGGAGACGAGGGTGAAGGAACTGGAGGACAGGATGAAGGAAAGGAAGGAGCAGGAGCACAGGGAGAGGGAATGGGTGAAGGAAAGGGAGGCGAGAGAGAAGGAATTGGAGGACAGGATGAAGGAAAGGAAGGAGCAGGAGCACAAGGAGAGGGAATGGGTGAAGGAAAGGGAGGCGAGAGAGAAGGAATTGGAGGACAGAATGAAGGAAAGGAAGGAGCAGGAGTACAGGGAGAGGAAATGGGCGAAGGGAAGGGAGGCAAGGGAGAGGGAATTGGAGGACAGAATGAAGGAAAGGAAGGAGCAGGAGCACAAGGAGAGGGAATGGGTGAAGGAACGGGAGGAGAGGGAGAAGGAATTGGAGGACAGGATGAAGGAAAGGAAGGAGCAGGAGCACAAGGAGAGGGAATGGGTGAAGGAACGGGAGGCGAGGGAGAAGGAATTGGAGGACAAGgtgaaggaaaggaaggaacAGGAGAACAAGGAGAGGGAATGGTTGAAGGAAAGGGAGGTGAGGGAGAAGGAATTAGATGGCAAAatgaaggaaaggaaggaacAGGATCACATGGAGAGGGAATGGGTGAAGGGAAAGGAGCCGAGGGAGAAGGAATTAGAGGACAGGatgaaggaaaggaaggaacAGGAGAACAAGGAGAGGGAATGGTCGAAGGAAAGGGAGGCAAGGGAGAAAGAATTTGAGGACAGGATTAAGGAAAGGAAGGAGCAGGCGAACAAGGAGAAGGAATGGGTAAAGGAAAGGGAGGTGATGGAAAAGGACTTGGAGGACAGGATGAAGGAAAGGAAGGAGCAGGAGCACAAGGAGAGAGAATGGGAGAAGGAAAGGAGGGAGTGGGAAGACAGAGAGAAGGAACGATCGACGGGAAGGGCAgaaagggagagggagaggagagATTGGCAGAAGCAATATGAGGAGAGGGAGAAGGAATGGGTGAGAGAGGGGGAAAGGAGGGAAATGGAGAAGGCGAGAGAGGGCACCTCCAACACGCGGGAGTGGCAAGAAAGGAGAGTGGAGGAAGTGGCGGAGACTTCCTCGGGACATGGCGGTATGGCGCATCAGCTTGAAAGATTCAAAGTGCAAAAGGAGCACGACAGCGGCAGTTATGCTATGTTCAAG TTGGAGAAGCAGCTCGCTGAATGTGAGGCAGCCCTGGTCCAAGAGAAGAGTGAGAAGGACCGCATCGTTGAACAGATTCAAAAGAAG TTGGAGAAGAAGCTTGCTGAATGCGAGGCAGCCCTGGTCCAAGAGAAGAGTGCGTCAAGTGAGAAGGACCGCGCCGTTGAACGGGTTCAAAAGAAG TTGGAGAAGCAGCGTGCTGAATATGAGGCAGCCCTGGACCAAGAGAAGAGTGTGTCAAGTGACAAGGACTGTCTCATTGAACAGGTTCAAAAGAAG TTGGAGAAGCAGCGTGCTGAATATGAGGCAGCCCTGGACCAAGAGAAGAGTGTGTCAAGTGACAAGGACTGTCTCATTGAACAGGTTCAAAAGAAG TTGGAGAAGCAACTGGCTGAATGTGAGGCAGCTCTGGTCCAAGAGAAGAGTGCGTCAAGTGAGAAGGACCGCGTCGTTGAACGGGTTCAAAAGAAG TTGGAGAAGCAGCGTGCTGAATATGAAGCAGCCCTGGACCAAGAGAAGAGTGTGTCGAGTGACAAGGACTGTGTCATTGAACAGGTTCAAAAGAAG TTGGAGAAGCGGCTTGCTGAATGTGAGGCAGCCCTGGTCCAAGAGAAGAGTGAGAAGGACCGCACCGTTAAACAGATTCAAAAGAAG TTGGAGAAGCAACTGGCTGAATGTGAGGCAGCTCTGGTCCAAGAGAAGAATGCGTCGAGTGAGAAGGAACGCACCGTTGAAAAGGTTCAAAAGAAG TTGGAGAAGCGGCTTGCTGAATGTGAGGCAGCCCTGGTCCAAGAGAAGAGTGTGTCAAGTGAGAAGGACAGCACCATTGAACAGGTTCAAAAGAAG GTTGCAACGCTGGAAGCAGAGTTGAGCGATGCGAAACTCCAATATAAAAATGTGTCAGAGGAGCTTCAGAAAATGCAAGGAGAAGACTCAAAAGCTCAACAG GTGAGGCAGGAGCTGCAGGGCCGCGTCGAAGAGCTGCAGCATTTGCCTAAAACGCTGAAAAAGACCGAGCTGAGGCTGCTCGCTTGCCAGGAGAAGCTACAAACCTCAGAGAGGAAGTGCTCAGAACAGGCGGAGGACATTACGAAGCTGCAGTTTGAG CTGCAGGCTCAAGTGAATTTGGTGAGATCGGCCGTGGAGCTGAGAGAGTCCGCTGACAAGACCCGTTCGCAAGTGCAAGAACAAGTagacaggctgcaaaa TACGCTGGAGCAGCTGCGCCAAGAGAAACTGGACTTGGAACGTAGGCTGGAGACCCAAGAGCAAACTCTTCGCCACAGCAGCCAGCTACTTGAGCAACGCTCTACGCAGTGCTCGGAGCTCGAACGCCAGCTAGAGCAACGGACGTTCGAATGCAAAATGCTCAACCAGCAGCTGACTCAAAACTCAACAGACTTTTTGGATTTCAAAGAAGAG gtgaaaaatgtcaaagagcAAGTTCTGTCTAAAAACGAGGCCCTTCAGAGCACTGTGAACGAACTGAGGCTTCTCCGTCAGAGCAAGATGAAG GCGGAGAAGCATTATGAGGCGCGTGTGAAAGAGCTGCAGCTCAACCTTGACCAGTGCGAAAGCCACAAGAAGAGCATGCAGAACTACGTGGACTTTCTCAAAAACTCTTACCTGATGATATTTGAAGATCCAATATCCACTTTTTGGTCTTCAGCGTTTGTGAACTGA